One Xyrauchen texanus isolate HMW12.3.18 chromosome 26, RBS_HiC_50CHRs, whole genome shotgun sequence genomic window, ggaggggaacaggagaggaagagcggaggaggggaacaggagaggaagagcaagggaaaaggagagatctgggcatgggggggcccatctaagattatcttgtcccgggcccaggcaagactgtcaCCTGGCCTAGTTGAATCTGTGCATTATTAATGAgctataatatttaataaacacttAAAGTGCAGAATAATGTGAATGACACGTTTATTAATCGTACAaacacacagtgaaaaaagatctcgctgctgaacttGAATTTGGTCACATGTGTGAGTGATTTACTCACATTGTGGAGGTGCACCGTCAAATATCCATGTGACAATCAATAAAGTcaccattaaataaaacatagatTTTTACTCTTATCAGTGTTTACTGACATCCTGATtcacttttatacatttatttccttCATAGCTTCAAGATAACGAGCAGGCAGCTGATGATGACTACAAGAATAACACACTGAATGTGAACCGCGGCCATTTATTTCCCTGCAGTCACGCAAAGGATCTTGACACAGCCAAATCTACATTCACCCTCACCAACGCTGTGCCACAGAAAGTGAGATTTAATAGCGGCAGCTGGGCTCGTATGgaaaacttcacaaagcatctgaTGGATTCACACTGccgtgacaataataataaagtctcGGCGTATGTGCTGACGGGTGCCGTACCTGGAGACGAAACATTAAATAACAGAGTGAATATTCCCAAGATGATGTGGACGGCGTTCTGCTGCTACAACAGTAAGAATCAATCCTGGTTCTCCAAAGCACACCTGGCCCCGAATGAAGATGAAGAtgtgaaagacaaaaataaaacgaTTCTGACAGAGAGTCTGAAGAACTTACAAGATGAGCTGAAGAACACTTGGGTAAAAGGACTGAAGCTCTTTAATGAGAAATGTCTTATGGGCGGCTGTGGGTCAGGTgttagagtgggttggccactaatcgcagggttggcggttcaattccttgtgtgttcttgggcaagacactgaaccccaagttgctcccaatggcaggctagcaccttacatgcagctctgccgtcactgtgttaatgtgtgtgaatgtgtgaaagagacacagtgtaaagcgctttcaaAACCactaagtgctatataagtgcagaccatttacagataAACCTGTGTAGAAGGAATCATTCCTGTCATCAATCAGTTCATGAACCATCCAGTGAGACGTCATGTGACATCAGTCAGGTCCACACTGAATCTGTGCTCACAGAAATAAGAAAGATCGGTCATTCATGAAGTTCTACCTTCTGCCCTTTAATTGTTTGCTTATGAAATATTTGATCTCATTAAAAATGATTCTTTGTCCTGATCATCAGGATGTTTCATCACTTTCTTGCTTTATCGCTGCATTCTCTAGTAAAGAGGCACATAAGAGGAAATCATGTTATAATCGCTCTCGTATCTGCTAAACAATCTCTAAAGTTTGTATTGTTGCTTTGAAACTTGCAATAAATGAATGAAAGATGCGCACTGATGTGTgaaagagtgtttatgtgtgtgaagtGATGTACATACTTATATACAGAACACCAGCAAACATTAATGACTGATATGAGTTGATGCCCAATGAAAACTGTCTAAACGAGTGATCCAGATGGAGGACAACAACCATTTACGTGTTActtggtgtaaaaatgtatttcaggctcaccttgtgcagttgttggctgtcataaca contains:
- the LOC127620298 gene encoding endonuclease domain-containing 1 protein-like; the protein is MVVIILSAVLMLIFQCAVSEVVDDFSECSDFFLDNQPPQIPGVLERGESQNHYKTICQRFNNVYTFATLYDTTSKIPVFSAYRYSGKGNFTRNKDLKNQNWTTESQLQDNEQAADDDYKNNTLNVNRGHLFPCSHAKDLDTAKSTFTLTNAVPQKVRFNSGSWARMENFTKHLMDSHCRDNNNKVSAYVLTGAVPGDETLNNRVNIPKMMWTAFCCYNSKNQSWFSKAHLAPNEDEDVKDKNKTILTESLKNLQDELKNTWVKGLKLFNEKCLMGGCGSGVRVGWPLIAGLAVQFLVCSWARH